A section of the Salifodinibacter halophilus genome encodes:
- a CDS encoding nucleoside-diphosphate sugar epimerase: LVRDLRGRPGGLDVGDFRTLPIDYGAPVMGRFLADSAPYDIVMNFAALKHVRSEKDVYSLLQMIDTNVVRHVRFKR, translated from the coding sequence CTGGTGCGCGACCTGCGCGGCCGCCCGGGCGGCCTGGATGTGGGCGATTTCCGCACCCTGCCGATCGACTACGGCGCGCCGGTGATGGGCCGCTTCCTGGCCGATTCTGCGCCGTACGACATCGTCATGAACTTCGCCGCGCTCAAGCACGTGCGCTCGGAGAAGGACGTCTACTCGCTGCTGCAGATGATCGACACCAACGTGGTCCGGCACGTGCGCTTCAAGCGCT